Proteins from one Nitrososphaera sp. genomic window:
- a CDS encoding DUF2024 family protein, translating to MECAVYDTYVQKKDGKVMHFDVVVEHKTPHEKAIEYGKMYLESVGQSGQKITSEECQFCHIQQAPAMVEKSISQKGYYIQKMEGCPP from the coding sequence ATGGAATGCGCAGTATATGATACATACGTTCAAAAAAAGGATGGCAAGGTTATGCATTTTGACGTCGTGGTAGAACACAAGACGCCGCATGAGAAGGCTATAGAATACGGCAAGATGTACCTGGAAAGCGTGGGACAGTCAGGACAAAAAATTACTTCAGAGGAATGCCAGTTCTGCCACATCCAGCAGGCACCTGCCATGGTCGAAAAATCCATTTCTCAAAAGGGCTACTACATCCAAAAAATGGAAGGCTGCCCTCCATAA
- a CDS encoding nitroreductase family protein — protein MYPKSEAGLVYPKYEGSPSEIDDVLQTNIFNVMLGRRSQRSFDDRSVEDWKLEMIFAAADTSPTAGGFQGFELYNVKNEDIKSRIVLAANKQPHARAPVVLVFCMNPSRIKMNFPEDIIKKFSVQDATLAAGYAQLAAHALGLSSVWIGMFDERKVMEALGTDLVPSSILCIGYPKKILMPKPKRNLAELIHEI, from the coding sequence ATGTACCCAAAGTCAGAGGCGGGCCTTGTCTATCCGAAATATGAAGGATCACCGTCGGAAATTGACGACGTGCTTCAGACCAACATATTCAACGTAATGTTAGGGAGGAGGTCCCAGAGAAGTTTTGACGACCGCAGCGTAGAGGATTGGAAGCTTGAAATGATTTTCGCAGCCGCCGATACCTCCCCCACTGCTGGAGGCTTTCAGGGCTTTGAGCTCTACAATGTAAAAAATGAAGACATAAAATCCAGAATCGTTTTGGCGGCAAACAAGCAGCCTCATGCACGGGCACCGGTCGTTCTTGTTTTTTGCATGAATCCATCCCGCATCAAAATGAATTTCCCCGAAGACATTATCAAGAAGTTCTCAGTCCAGGACGCAACGCTTGCGGCTGGTTATGCGCAGCTAGCCGCACATGCCCTTGGCCTTAGCAGCGTCTGGATAGGAATGTTTGATGAGCGAAAGGTCATGGAAGCTCTGGGGACTGACCTCGTCCCGTCCTCGATCCTCTGTATCGGATATCCCAAAAAGATCTTGATGCCAAAGCCAAAGCGTAATCTTGCGGAACTGATTCACGAAATCTAG